One [Clostridium] saccharolyticum WM1 DNA segment encodes these proteins:
- a CDS encoding ComEC/Rec2 family competence protein produces the protein MTSWLLIPAFLAAGIVLYGYWRGRNRLWVLLPLLFLYLGAAWAGYDKGRWREREEKTERMLGNYVEVQGKVAALEEEHGALRITLKGNQVWEYGNGGRTEASPIQLPGLLVTMKTSLPMKKVTLRLGQTVRIRGEIQPFSQARNPGEFDSKAYYQAQGLDCRLLGEELVMIDPHQAPVAQRLHLIREWGKEILYRYGEEEDAGIFTAAVLGDKRGVSKEIKTLYQKNGIAHLLAISGLHMSFVGIFLYRILRKAGLGYGGSGLAGMVLIFLYGLLTGGGPSVMRAAMMMSTGFLASYLGRTYDLLSSASLALLFLAFQSPLLITQGGFQLSFGAVFAIGWVSPVIADWIGKEKPLAAAVSASFAIQVVTMPVLLYHFYQIPLYSIFLNLLVIPLMGGVLCSGFGTIILGSLSPVMGVFAAGTGHYILALYEFLCRKVAALPGDSLTTGRPGAARMTAYGLLLMVGLVSLTLTGKNQGEADGEEGAETAKEEGNGTKREKKKEKEKKQRQKQKQGLRGSSYLGKLLILFAMYCLCILFFRPDPVHGLEALFLDVGQGDGILLRTERYAVLVDGGSSSKKSLGEYTLEPCLKSLGVSVIHYAFISHGDLDHLSGVEYLLDSCDDIRIENLMLPYHGREDKSLIRMADLAKKRGTKVRYLAGGERIQVGRLGIACLYPNIWDVPENTNEESEVLKMDYGNCHMLFTGDMGEAGEERLLQRPMETRLLGEVNVLKTAHHGSRYSSSQAFLNAIKPRWAVISYGEGNSYGHPHEEVLERLENQKTEVLKTGVSGAVKMWTDGEMVRFTSFIDGDGFSRYN, from the coding sequence ATGACATCCTGGCTTTTGATTCCGGCTTTCCTAGCTGCCGGGATTGTTCTTTATGGTTATTGGAGAGGCAGAAACCGGCTTTGGGTTCTTTTGCCTCTTCTTTTTTTGTACCTGGGTGCAGCCTGGGCAGGATATGACAAAGGAAGATGGAGGGAACGGGAAGAAAAGACAGAACGCATGTTAGGAAACTATGTGGAGGTTCAGGGAAAGGTGGCTGCTCTGGAAGAGGAACATGGAGCTCTGAGGATCACCTTAAAGGGAAATCAGGTGTGGGAATACGGGAACGGAGGAAGGACGGAGGCCTCTCCGATTCAACTTCCCGGCCTTCTTGTGACAATGAAGACTTCTCTACCGATGAAAAAAGTAACTTTGCGTCTGGGACAGACAGTAAGGATCAGAGGAGAAATTCAGCCTTTTTCCCAGGCCAGAAATCCGGGGGAATTTGATTCCAAAGCCTATTATCAGGCTCAGGGACTGGATTGCAGACTTTTAGGAGAGGAACTTGTGATGATTGATCCCCATCAGGCTCCTGTTGCCCAGAGACTCCACCTCATCAGGGAATGGGGAAAAGAGATCCTTTACCGGTACGGGGAAGAGGAGGATGCCGGAATTTTTACGGCGGCGGTGCTAGGAGATAAACGGGGGGTTTCCAAGGAAATAAAAACTCTGTATCAGAAAAACGGGATCGCTCACCTTCTGGCCATCAGCGGCCTTCACATGTCCTTTGTAGGGATATTCCTATACCGGATCCTTAGAAAAGCCGGGCTTGGTTACGGGGGGTCCGGTCTGGCCGGTATGGTTCTGATCTTCCTCTACGGACTTTTAACCGGGGGAGGTCCTTCGGTCATGAGAGCAGCTATGATGATGAGTACGGGATTTTTGGCCTCCTATCTTGGAAGAACGTATGATTTATTGTCCTCTGCCTCTCTGGCACTACTTTTTTTGGCCTTTCAATCGCCCCTTCTGATTACCCAGGGCGGGTTCCAGCTATCCTTTGGGGCTGTTTTTGCCATAGGATGGGTGAGTCCTGTGATTGCAGACTGGATCGGGAAAGAAAAGCCTCTCGCCGCTGCTGTTTCCGCCTCCTTTGCCATACAGGTGGTCACCATGCCGGTTCTGCTCTATCATTTTTACCAAATCCCACTTTATAGTATTTTTCTGAATCTTCTTGTGATTCCCCTGATGGGGGGCGTGCTCTGTTCCGGGTTCGGTACGATTATCCTTGGTAGTTTAAGCCCAGTCATGGGAGTATTTGCAGCTGGAACGGGACACTATATTCTGGCTTTGTACGAGTTCCTTTGCCGGAAGGTGGCCGCACTTCCCGGTGATAGCCTGACGACTGGAAGGCCGGGGGCGGCGCGGATGACGGCATATGGCCTGCTGCTGATGGTTGGACTGGTGTCTTTGACATTGACAGGAAAGAACCAGGGAGAGGCTGATGGGGAAGAGGGTGCGGAAACAGCAAAAGAAGAGGGGAATGGAACGAAAAGGGAAAAGAAAAAAGAAAAGGAAAAGAAGCAGAGACAGAAACAGAAACAGGGATTACGGGGGAGTTCTTATCTTGGTAAATTGCTTATTCTATTCGCAATGTATTGCCTATGCATACTTTTCTTCCGGCCGGATCCGGTCCATGGGCTGGAAGCCCTGTTCCTTGATGTTGGACAGGGGGATGGCATTTTGCTGCGGACGGAGAGGTATGCGGTACTGGTGGATGGGGGAAGTTCTTCAAAAAAGTCTTTGGGTGAATATACTCTTGAACCGTGCTTAAAGAGCCTGGGAGTTTCCGTGATCCATTACGCATTTATCAGCCACGGGGATCTGGATCATTTAAGCGGGGTAGAATATCTTCTGGACTCCTGTGACGACATAAGGATAGAAAACCTCATGCTTCCTTATCATGGGAGAGAGGATAAGTCCCTGATCAGGATGGCTGATCTTGCCAAAAAGCGGGGGACAAAGGTGCGGTACTTGGCCGGGGGTGAGAGAATCCAGGTTGGAAGGCTTGGGATTGCCTGCCTTTACCCTAACATATGGGATGTGCCGGAGAACACCAATGAGGAATCAGAGGTGCTTAAGATGGATTACGGAAACTGTCATATGTTGTTTACCGGTGATATGGGTGAGGCGGGAGAGGAAAGGCTTCTTCAACGGCCCATGGAAACCAGACTGTTAGGGGAGGTCAATGTGTTGAAAACTGCACATCACGGCTCCAGATATTCTTCCAGTCAGGCATTTCTGAATGCAATAAAGCCCCGATGGGCCGTTATATCCTACGGTGAGGGAAACTCCTATGGCCATCCTCACGAAGAGGTATTGGAACGTCTGGAGAATCAGAAGACAGAAGTTTTAAAAACCGGAGTGAGCGGGGCCGTTAAGATGTGGACGGATGGGGAAATGGTCCGGTTTACAAGTTTCATTGACGGAGATGGATTCTCCCGGTATAATTAA
- the holA gene encoding DNA polymerase III subunit delta — MQTLTQDMKNHSFKPVYLLYGEEAFLKNSYKNQMKAAVTAGDTMNFNQFEGKGIDVREIISLGDTMPFFAEKRLILVENSGFFKSASEEMASYLSQIPDTTCLIFVESEVDKRSKMFKKVKELGYAAEMERQDMAQLSRWAGTLLSREGKKITGHTMELFLNMTGDDMENIRMELEKLISYTLGREIITDEDVETICTVRTTNKIFDMVAAIVNRQTKKAMDLYEDLLTLKEPPMRILFLIARQFNQLLQVKELMGKGMDKGGISSKLKIPPFAAGKIMPQARTFSREQILSYVNLCVEAEEAVKTGRLNDRMAVELLLTQKY, encoded by the coding sequence ATGCAGACGCTGACCCAGGATATGAAAAATCACAGCTTCAAGCCGGTCTATCTTCTTTATGGAGAGGAAGCATTTTTAAAGAACAGCTATAAAAATCAAATGAAAGCGGCTGTCACTGCAGGTGATACCATGAACTTCAACCAGTTTGAAGGAAAGGGGATCGATGTGCGTGAAATTATCAGTCTTGGGGATACTATGCCTTTTTTTGCGGAAAAGCGACTGATCCTTGTGGAAAACAGCGGTTTTTTTAAGTCAGCTTCGGAGGAAATGGCCTCTTATCTGTCCCAGATCCCTGACACGACCTGCCTGATCTTTGTGGAATCAGAGGTGGATAAAAGGAGCAAAATGTTTAAGAAGGTAAAGGAACTGGGGTATGCGGCTGAAATGGAGCGCCAGGACATGGCCCAGCTTTCCAGATGGGCGGGAACTTTGCTTTCCAGAGAGGGAAAGAAGATTACAGGCCATACCATGGAACTGTTTCTCAACATGACCGGAGATGATATGGAGAATATCCGCATGGAGCTGGAAAAGCTCATAAGCTACACTTTGGGTCGGGAAATCATTACGGATGAGGATGTGGAGACGATCTGTACGGTTCGGACCACCAATAAGATTTTTGACATGGTAGCGGCAATCGTGAACCGGCAGACAAAGAAGGCCATGGACCTTTATGAAGACCTGCTCACCTTAAAGGAACCACCCATGAGGATCCTGTTTCTTATTGCCAGGCAGTTCAACCAGCTATTACAGGTAAAGGAGCTGATGGGAAAAGGAATGGATAAGGGCGGTATTTCCTCAAAGCTTAAAATCCCCCCCTTTGCGGCGGGGAAGATTATGCCCCAGGCAAGAACCTTTTCCAGGGAACAGATCCTGTCTTATGTAAATCTATGTGTGGAAGCGGAGGAAGCTGTGAAGACTGGAAGACTCAATGACAGAATGGCGGTGGAATTGCTGCTGACACAAAAGTATTAA
- a CDS encoding DUF6774 domain-containing protein, with protein MQSCELVMFVSSLACCIAEGRSSDEIALLSTIFSQLGDTLSTITAHRDLCCDSGDDKDTN; from the coding sequence ATGCAGTCCTGCGAACTTGTAATGTTTGTATCTTCCCTGGCCTGCTGCATCGCAGAAGGCCGGTCTTCCGATGAAATTGCTCTGTTAAGCACCATATTTTCCCAGCTAGGTGACACGCTGAGTACCATTACAGCCCATCGGGACCTTTGCTGTGATAGCGGGGATGATAAAGATACCAACTGA
- a CDS encoding ImmA/IrrE family metallo-endopeptidase yields the protein MIYLNYESLLEEADSQGIIIKERPLLANDGRIRGTQILIRQDMPDCQKACVLAEELGHYHTTTGDILDQSEASNQKQERTARLWAYHKMITLERLVAAKEAGCRNRYEVAEHLNVTEEFLQEAIHCYQAKYGKGLQKDDYLILFEPFNIYKLV from the coding sequence GTGATTTATTTGAACTATGAATCTTTATTAGAAGAAGCGGATTCCCAGGGAATTATCATCAAGGAACGGCCGCTGTTAGCCAATGACGGCAGGATCAGAGGGACTCAGATTCTGATCCGCCAGGATATGCCGGACTGCCAGAAGGCCTGTGTCCTGGCGGAGGAGCTGGGGCATTATCATACCACCACCGGGGACATCCTGGACCAGTCTGAAGCATCCAACCAGAAACAGGAACGCACCGCCAGGCTATGGGCCTACCATAAGATGATAACTCTGGAAAGGCTGGTGGCTGCAAAGGAGGCCGGCTGCAGAAACAGGTACGAGGTTGCGGAACACCTGAATGTGACGGAAGAGTTTTTGCAGGAAGCAATTCACTGCTATCAGGCCAAATACGGAAAAGGATTGCAGAAAGACGATTATCTCATACTATTCGAACCCTTTAACATCTATAAACTAGTATGA
- a CDS encoding helix-turn-helix domain-containing protein, which translates to MEIGQIIKRRREELGISQEELALKAGYKSRSSINKIEVDGRGLPQSKIIAIASALKTTPAYLMGWESDNASAFSYVSGCFGEYAGEMLENFQRLNEKGQKEALKRVKEMVHIPEYSKDSSIVKLSDGNNRAYLEPVAAHERTDIKVTEEMKQHDDAFFDE; encoded by the coding sequence ATGGAAATAGGACAGATCATTAAAAGAAGGCGGGAAGAGCTGGGAATCTCCCAGGAAGAACTGGCTTTGAAGGCAGGCTATAAATCACGTTCTTCTATAAACAAGATCGAGGTAGACGGAAGAGGACTTCCCCAATCAAAGATCATAGCCATCGCCAGCGCATTGAAAACAACCCCGGCTTATCTTATGGGCTGGGAGAGCGATAACGCTTCCGCTTTCAGCTACGTAAGCGGCTGTTTCGGAGAATATGCAGGAGAGATGCTTGAGAACTTTCAACGTTTAAATGAAAAAGGTCAAAAAGAAGCCTTAAAACGGGTAAAGGAGATGGTCCATATCCCCGAATACAGCAAAGACAGCAGCATTGTAAAACTTTCTGATGGAAATAACAGAGCTTACCTAGAGCCGGTTGCTGCCCATGAAAGAACTGACATCAAGGTAACCGAGGAAATGAAACAGCATGATGATGCCTTTTTTGATGAATAA
- a CDS encoding phage tail sheath family protein has product MTYKHGIEVIENKTSFPNPLSTRYGVQVVLGTAPVNLAENPYGMTNKPVKAASFEEAAKLLGYSEDWNNFTLCESMYASFKVFQVSPVIFINVLDAKKHSKDVQEASYQVSSHQLTLKNSGILKDTVKISALPGGEEKTLSENKDFIMDFNDTGYLVITLLSTGSAYEASEVKASFKVIAPDMVKEEDLIGFYNVETGEETGMEVLRQIYPKYGLVPGALLAPGWTVKPSIGAALQAKCEGISGIFRTMCLLDLDTKRAKKYTDCLMVKKEMGYDEEHSIVLWPKVIKDGKQYSYSAIYGAMMSYYTVINGDVPYVYPSNKLLNVDGAVLADSTEILLDQVQAGELNGSGIVTAFHDNGWKSFGNNTGCYPNNTDPKDRWIGCRRMFDFVANYFITVYRAKLDEGMNKRMVDDIINSFNIWGNSLMASGMCAGLYAEYRKDENTIADILAGHMKVRIHFAPYTPAEYIQAIEEFDVTAFEYAMAAKEE; this is encoded by the coding sequence ATGACATACAAACATGGTATTGAAGTAATTGAAAATAAAACATCGTTTCCCAATCCGCTTTCTACCCGATATGGGGTACAGGTTGTATTAGGAACTGCGCCTGTAAACCTGGCTGAAAATCCTTATGGGATGACTAATAAGCCTGTGAAAGCAGCAAGCTTTGAAGAGGCGGCAAAGCTTTTGGGATATAGTGAAGACTGGAACAATTTTACACTTTGTGAAAGTATGTACGCCAGCTTTAAAGTATTTCAGGTATCACCGGTTATCTTTATCAATGTTCTGGATGCGAAAAAACACAGTAAGGATGTACAGGAGGCCAGTTATCAGGTATCCAGTCATCAGTTAACTCTTAAGAACTCAGGTATTTTAAAAGACACAGTTAAAATCTCTGCTTTACCGGGAGGAGAGGAGAAGACACTTTCTGAAAACAAGGATTTTATTATGGATTTTAATGATACCGGATACCTGGTTATCACGTTATTGAGTACAGGAAGTGCCTATGAGGCCAGTGAAGTAAAAGCATCTTTCAAAGTTATTGCACCAGATATGGTAAAAGAGGAAGACTTAATCGGTTTCTACAATGTCGAAACTGGAGAAGAAACCGGTATGGAAGTATTGCGCCAGATCTATCCGAAATATGGACTCGTTCCAGGGGCTCTTTTAGCTCCGGGCTGGACGGTAAAGCCCAGCATTGGAGCGGCTCTTCAGGCAAAATGTGAAGGAATCAGCGGGATTTTCAGAACCATGTGTCTGCTTGATTTAGATACGAAAAGGGCTAAAAAATATACGGATTGCCTTATGGTGAAAAAAGAAATGGGGTATGACGAGGAACATTCCATTGTACTGTGGCCAAAGGTTATTAAGGACGGAAAACAATACAGCTATTCAGCCATTTATGGGGCAATGATGAGCTACTATACAGTCATTAACGGTGATGTTCCGTATGTGTATCCATCCAATAAGCTGTTAAATGTGGATGGTGCCGTACTCGCTGACAGTACAGAAATACTTCTTGATCAGGTCCAGGCAGGAGAATTGAACGGCAGCGGTATTGTGACCGCCTTTCACGACAATGGTTGGAAATCATTTGGAAATAATACCGGCTGTTATCCGAACAACACGGATCCTAAGGACCGTTGGATAGGCTGCCGTAGAATGTTTGATTTTGTGGCTAACTATTTTATTACCGTATATCGCGCAAAGCTTGATGAGGGTATGAATAAAAGGATGGTGGATGACATCATCAACAGCTTTAATATTTGGGGAAACAGCCTGATGGCATCAGGTATGTGTGCAGGACTTTACGCTGAATACCGTAAGGATGAGAATACAATAGCAGATATTCTGGCTGGGCATATGAAGGTGAGAATACATTTTGCACCTTATACACCGGCAGAATATATTCAGGCAATAGAAGAATTTGATGTAACAGCATTTGAATACGCAATGGCAGCGAAGGAGGAATAA
- a CDS encoding phage major tail tube protein, whose amino-acid sequence MLKLHLINRYTVYRGGKELIGTAEEVKLPEITNLTDSLEGAGVGGTMAVPVIGLVDDMEMEIPFMSLCNDIFSLMDPTQTADITLNGALQGMDGGNGSVGYKPVSITVRGVVKKFAPGSMKSGAKMGSSVTLGLSYYKIVLDGKTVLEIDKLNGVYVVNGNDVLSQVRDMC is encoded by the coding sequence ATGTTAAAACTTCATTTAATCAACAGATATACTGTATACAGAGGTGGGAAGGAATTAATCGGTACTGCCGAAGAAGTGAAACTCCCGGAAATTACTAATTTAACAGACAGCCTGGAAGGCGCCGGTGTAGGCGGAACCATGGCAGTGCCGGTAATCGGGCTGGTAGATGATATGGAAATGGAAATTCCGTTCATGTCACTTTGCAATGATATTTTTTCTCTCATGGACCCGACCCAGACCGCAGATATTACCTTAAATGGAGCCCTGCAGGGAATGGATGGGGGGAATGGAAGTGTGGGCTACAAGCCGGTTTCTATTACTGTACGTGGAGTTGTCAAAAAGTTTGCACCGGGATCCATGAAATCCGGAGCTAAGATGGGCTCCAGTGTGACCCTCGGACTCAGCTACTATAAGATTGTACTGGATGGAAAGACAGTGCTTGAAATTGATAAGTTAAACGGCGTTTATGTGGTCAATGGAAATGATGTCCTCAGTCAAGTAAGGGACATGTGTTAA
- a CDS encoding phage tail assembly protein: MEKEKKVMESVETDIKQEWLKIKLKTPVEYQGIQVESLDMSGMETLTGRDLNAIYDLYANMGGSGIIMQEATLLFAQLIASKVTGFPLELFYAMKAGDSVKLKNRVYRFFFLEG, encoded by the coding sequence ATGGAAAAAGAGAAAAAAGTGATGGAATCAGTAGAAACAGATATTAAACAGGAATGGCTGAAGATTAAATTGAAAACTCCGGTAGAGTATCAGGGAATCCAGGTGGAAAGTCTTGATATGTCCGGTATGGAAACCCTGACTGGTCGGGATCTAAATGCTATTTATGATCTTTATGCCAATATGGGGGGAAGCGGGATTATTATGCAGGAGGCAACCCTTTTGTTTGCCCAGCTGATTGCCTCTAAGGTAACCGGATTTCCTCTGGAACTGTTCTATGCCATGAAGGCAGGAGATTCCGTGAAACTTAAAAACCGGGTATACCGTTTTTTCTTCCTCGAGGGATAG
- a CDS encoding phage tail tape measure protein: MSNSNGMDKGIKVLSQASDKFFKTAAKGGKLAVDKTTDFIEDSVSAGMELESKMNSIQTITMSSSYGMERLYSLARKVGETTGFSAEAAGQELERMAKA; encoded by the coding sequence ATGTCAAATAGTAATGGCATGGATAAAGGGATTAAAGTCCTTAGTCAGGCTTCGGATAAGTTTTTTAAAACAGCAGCAAAAGGCGGAAAATTGGCAGTTGATAAAACTACTGATTTTATAGAAGACTCAGTCTCAGCCGGTATGGAATTAGAATCTAAGATGAATTCAATCCAGACAATAACAATGTCTTCTTCCTATGGAATGGAGCGCCTCTATTCACTGGCCAGAAAAGTGGGAGAAACCACGGGTTTTTCCGCCGAAGCGGCAGGCCAGGAGTTGGAGCGCATGGCAAAGGCTTGA
- a CDS encoding phage tail tape measure protein gives MGWKTEDMLKGLPGVMNLAAAFGEDLESVSVIVTSTMDSFGIQAGESARLVDVLAQASISSNTSLDMMGKTFHGAAPAAAAFGYSMEDVAIAAGLMANAGIQGEAAGESIKTILTNLSEPTKSMEQYMQKFSVSLKDSAGEIKPLGELLEKLRSGFSGLSEAQKEEYAEGIAGKDGMAGLLAIMNGSDEEFLRLKEAIDHSTGAAERLSAIRMDNLAGDLSLFKGAYDNIKLQVYSGISEELREIVQEATKWISGFAESLEEGIPTALRIIKQFANGLRESFGSVLDTGKWFKNHSEEVKGGITGIVTALAIFKVANAGIGLAGGMSGAINAWPVALAGIVIGGIAGIGAAIKEANDQVIKSNLKEHFGDLTLSVKELNEAAKNTLGAGLFQTIDQFKGAGAKSKEIYQSMKRDFHEIAKTKWKLSVGVEFDEEDTETYEIAIKNYLQGAQDYVDSKGYELSLAIDLVFGSSKEGEQLKDSSGTFYQSMKKDLYQKRNEINELLDKKANDGLSKEEEEGLQVKQDEALKLVELITQSENQANFEMLQWQITDPDLSDDSYQNYQQAILDYNSKAMENIDDAYYSIITSLFVQRKAGENGLKNGIDEEQYNELMKNTKQSYYRQKLQVTMNGYSAMKGVITEKYGPEIEPVLAEVQNRISEEIGAMVDKGNIYTPEAWQEAFNKVLIEATETTDPLDSTKGAVYTLLKNLLEPEQTMGKIIELYKNSGGNVYDKDILAAEQSMDNTKAWRAVSGSDIEMWKLIGDKVGEDTALSTVVMSTRESGAIYLDEFISAIREKLPQVELVAKDLNVDLRKYGEDSDGIPIPVNYETAKKFTETNTVDGIPKQTPESILWKNFEYLKNIYQANNYSNLYNSMISSGSPVINEDNTSFAPVFSPTIYMNGNPTPSGQIPEVVRTTYEQFKAYLERYNHEQFRVAFMR, from the coding sequence ATGGGATGGAAAACAGAGGACATGTTAAAAGGCCTGCCTGGAGTTATGAACCTGGCTGCGGCCTTTGGAGAAGATTTAGAAAGTGTTTCCGTAATTGTAACAAGTACTATGGATTCCTTTGGTATTCAGGCAGGAGAGTCTGCACGCTTGGTTGATGTTCTGGCACAGGCCTCTATAAGCTCTAACACTAGTTTGGATATGATGGGAAAAACGTTCCATGGAGCTGCTCCTGCCGCCGCCGCGTTTGGCTACAGTATGGAAGATGTAGCGATAGCCGCCGGGCTTATGGCCAATGCCGGTATTCAGGGGGAGGCGGCCGGCGAATCTATAAAAACGATTTTAACCAATCTGTCGGAGCCAACAAAATCCATGGAGCAATATATGCAAAAGTTTTCTGTATCATTAAAGGACAGCGCAGGTGAAATAAAGCCTCTCGGTGAATTATTGGAGAAATTACGGTCCGGCTTTTCGGGACTATCCGAGGCGCAAAAGGAAGAGTATGCAGAAGGGATTGCAGGAAAAGATGGTATGGCAGGTTTGCTTGCCATCATGAATGGATCAGATGAGGAGTTTTTAAGACTGAAAGAAGCCATAGACCATAGTACCGGAGCCGCTGAAAGGTTATCAGCTATCCGAATGGATAATTTGGCAGGGGATCTCTCTCTTTTTAAAGGGGCTTATGACAATATTAAACTTCAAGTATACAGTGGCATTTCAGAAGAACTTAGGGAAATTGTACAGGAAGCTACAAAATGGATCTCAGGTTTTGCAGAAAGCCTTGAAGAAGGCATTCCCACCGCCCTCAGGATTATAAAACAGTTTGCTAATGGGCTAAGAGAGTCTTTTGGATCAGTTCTGGATACAGGTAAATGGTTCAAGAACCATTCGGAGGAGGTAAAAGGCGGTATAACCGGAATTGTAACTGCTTTGGCAATCTTTAAAGTAGCTAATGCTGGTATTGGCTTAGCAGGCGGAATGTCAGGCGCTATTAATGCATGGCCTGTAGCTTTAGCTGGGATTGTGATAGGTGGAATTGCTGGAATTGGAGCTGCTATAAAAGAGGCAAATGACCAAGTTATTAAAAGTAATTTAAAAGAACATTTTGGCGATTTAACGCTGTCGGTCAAGGAACTTAATGAAGCGGCAAAAAATACACTGGGGGCAGGACTATTTCAAACAATTGATCAATTCAAAGGTGCAGGTGCTAAATCAAAAGAAATATATCAATCTATGAAGCGCGATTTTCATGAAATTGCCAAGACAAAATGGAAATTGTCTGTAGGAGTTGAATTCGATGAGGAAGATACTGAGACTTATGAGATTGCTATTAAGAATTATTTACAAGGTGCCCAGGATTATGTAGACAGTAAAGGGTATGAACTTAGTCTTGCAATAGATTTAGTATTTGGAAGCAGCAAAGAGGGAGAACAATTAAAAGATAGCAGCGGAACCTTTTATCAATCTATGAAAAAGGACCTGTATCAGAAGAGAAATGAAATAAATGAGCTTTTGGATAAGAAAGCGAATGATGGGCTATCAAAAGAGGAAGAGGAAGGGTTACAAGTAAAGCAGGATGAAGCCCTGAAATTAGTGGAATTAATTACACAGTCTGAGAATCAAGCCAATTTTGAAATGCTCCAGTGGCAGATAACTGATCCGGATCTATCCGATGATTCCTACCAGAACTATCAGCAGGCAATTTTAGATTATAATAGCAAAGCAATGGAGAATATTGACGATGCTTACTATTCAATAATTACTTCATTATTCGTTCAAAGGAAAGCCGGAGAAAATGGTTTAAAAAATGGAATAGATGAAGAACAGTACAATGAGCTGATGAAGAATACTAAGCAGTCTTATTATCGGCAAAAGCTTCAGGTGACAATGAATGGTTATTCCGCAATGAAAGGTGTTATTACAGAGAAATATGGACCGGAAATAGAGCCTGTGTTAGCAGAGGTTCAAAATCGTATATCTGAAGAAATTGGAGCAATGGTTGATAAAGGTAATATTTATACCCCTGAAGCATGGCAGGAGGCATTTAATAAAGTATTAATCGAAGCAACAGAGACCACGGACCCGTTGGATTCTACTAAAGGGGCCGTATACACGCTTCTTAAAAATTTGTTAGAGCCAGAACAGACAATGGGGAAGATAATTGAACTTTACAAAAATTCTGGAGGAAATGTTTATGACAAAGATATTTTAGCTGCAGAGCAGTCAATGGACAATACAAAGGCATGGAGAGCAGTGAGTGGTTCTGATATCGAAATGTGGAAACTTATCGGAGATAAAGTTGGTGAAGATACCGCACTATCCACTGTAGTAATGTCTACCAGGGAATCCGGCGCTATATACTTGGATGAATTTATTAGTGCTATTCGAGAAAAATTACCACAAGTAGAATTAGTTGCTAAAGACTTAAATGTTGATTTAAGAAAATATGGAGAAGATAGTGATGGAATACCAATTCCAGTGAATTATGAAACAGCAAAAAAGTTCACAGAAACAAATACTGTAGATGGCATACCTAAGCAGACCCCAGAAAGCATCCTTTGGAAGAATTTTGAATATTTAAAAAATATTTATCAGGCAAACAATTATAGCAATTTATATAATTCAATGATTTCTTCAGGATCACCAGTTATTAACGAAGATAATACTTCTTTTGCGCCAGTGTTTAGTCCAACCATTTACATGAATGGTAACCCAACACCTTCTGGACAAATACCTGAAGTAGTACGTACGACTTATGAACAATTTAAGGCTTATTTGGAGCGATATAATCATGAACAGTTTAGAGTAGCATTTATGAGGTAA
- a CDS encoding tail protein X, which translates to MGNYKTVQGDTWDMIAKKAYGAEKYLDHLMRNNFGLLDYFVFPAGILVNTPSLPNREIIGLPEWRK; encoded by the coding sequence ATGGGGAATTATAAAACAGTTCAAGGCGATACCTGGGACATGATTGCAAAAAAAGCGTATGGAGCTGAGAAATACCTTGATCATTTAATGAGAAACAATTTTGGTTTGCTGGATTATTTTGTATTTCCGGCAGGGATTCTGGTAAACACCCCGAGCTTGCCAAACAGGGAGATCATCGGTTTGCCGGAATGGAGAAAATGA